A region of Paramormyrops kingsleyae isolate MSU_618 chromosome 17, PKINGS_0.4, whole genome shotgun sequence DNA encodes the following proteins:
- the vmn2r1 gene encoding vomeronasal type-2 receptor 1 isoform X3, whose protein sequence is MDLVKMTKCLYIVFGSVWAQSSCKLKAKFNLNGYKNVEKNKVVIGGMFPVHYRVISPDTNTSSIPTSSGCEGFNYRTFRWAQTMLFAINEINNNDDILPRTDLGYVIYDSCFTISKAVEGTLTYLTGQDEAVPNYRCGTGSPLAALVGAGGSDLSIATARILGLYYFPQVSYESSCSVLESRFQFPTFLRTIPSDVHQSRAMAQLVLRFGWAWVGTIAADDDYGKYGIKAFKEEVEEAGVCISFSETLPKIQSPEAIQRIVEIIKASTANIIVVFSSDVDLSPLVLELQQHNVTNRTWIASEAWITSALIARPGIHGVLGGTLGFGIRRADIPGLHEHLRAIDPYDNTLTEEFWEMAFNCKLDKSQAPSARGSLWAGNLSLARSITSSAKLCTGQESLDTINNTYMDISQLRFTYSVYKAVYAVAQALHQLEDCVPGHGPFEGNSCANITTFEPWQLMYYLKNLRFNVPHTGEHIFFNDGEVNGEYDIINWQANGDGHISFVQIGHYNGTAPPGARLTINNESIVWNNNALQSPRSVCSESCQPGTRKGIRQGEPVCCFDCIPCADGEISNMTDSRECIQCSEDYWSNANRDTCVPKIIEFLDFGEPLGITLIVIAAFGALATITVAVLFLMHVNTPLGRANDPVLSASLLFSLVITFLSSVVFLGKPQPWSCMTSQVALALGFALCLSSLMAKSAVLMLRALAVKAAKTAKAKAAKAAAAAASDTSTSLEAPATPTVPVVPAAPKKDPEKDGDTLQPVHQRAMVVIFTLIQAVACTVWLVLMPPHPVKNTAAQNIKIILECDVGSIVFICAIFAYDIALALLAFAFAFVARKLEDHFSEAKCITFGMLVFFIVWISFVPAYLSTRGKFMVAVQIFAIMASSFGLLACVFLPKCYILLVKPERNTEEVMRTRAKPQNTSTTGTSASLASEANNTTISTLSIDD, encoded by the exons gTTTTCGGGAGCGTCTGGGCTCAGTCAAGCTGTAAACTGAAGGCCAAGTTCAACTTGAACGGATACAAGAACGTAGAGAAGAACAAGGTGGTCATAGGGGGGATGTTTCCTGTGCACTATCGTGTGATCTCACCCGACACCAACACGTCGTCCATACCCACATCATCCGGATGCGAAGG GTTTAATTACCGAACATTCCGCTGGGCTCAAACGATGCTCTTCGCCAtcaatgaaattaacaacaacGACGACATACTTCCCCGAACAGACCTCGGCTATGTCATTTACGATTCATGCTTTACAATCTCCAAGGCAGTTGAGGGTACACTGACGTACTTGACTGGACAGGACGAGGCTGTGCCCAACTACCGGTGTGGCACAGGGTCCCCACTGGCGGCGCTTGTGGGTGCCGGTGGGTCTGACCTCTCTATCGCCACCGCCCGAATTCTAGGCCTGTACTACTTCCCGCAG GTCAGTTACGAATCATCCTGCTCCGTCCTGGAGAGTCGGTTCCAGTTCCCCACGTTCCTGCGGACCATCCCCAGTGATGTCCACCAGTCCAGGGCCATGGCCCAACTGGTTCTGCGTTTTGGCTGGGCCTGGGTGGGCACTATCGCCGCGGATGACGACTATGGCAAGTACGGCATCAAAGCTTTCAAGGAAGAGGTAGAGGAGGCTGGGGTGTGTATCTCCTTCTCTGAGACACTGCCCAAGATCCAATCTCCTGAGGCCATCCAGCGAATCGTGGAGATCATCAAGGCATCCACCGCCAACATCATCGTGGTGTTCTCTTCTGATGTGGACCTGAGCCCGCTGGTCTTGGAGCTCCAGCAACACAACGTCACCAACCGCACCTGGATCGCCAGCGAGGCCTGGATCACCTCCGCCCTCATCGCTCGGCCTGGGATCCACGGTGTCCTGGGTGGAACACTGGGCTTCGGCATCCGCAGGGCTGACATCCCAGGGCTGCATGAGCACCTCCGTGCGATCGACCCCTACGACAACACACTCACAGAGGAGTTCTGGGAGATGGCTTTCAACTGCAAGCTGGACAAGAGCCAGGCCCCAAGTGCACGCGGCAGCCTGTGGGCTGGAAACCTCTCTCTTGCCAGGTCCATCACCTCTTCCGCAAAGCTGTGCACAGGTCAGGAGTCCTTGGACACCATTAACAACACGTACATGGACATTTCGCagctgcgcttcacctatagtGTCTACAAGGCCGTGTATGCTGTGGCGCAGGCTCTgcaccagctagaggactgcgTTCCGGGCCATGGCCCATTCGAGGGCAACAGCTGTGCTAACATCACAACGTTTGAGCCATGGCAG CTGATGTACTACCTGAAGAATCTGAGATTCAATGTTCCACACACAGGAGAGCACATCTTCTTCAACGACGGCGAGGTCAATGGGGAATACGACATCATCAACTGGCAAGCAAACGGAGACGGCCACATCTCCTTCGTCCAGATCGGCCATTACAATGGCACAGCGCCCCCGGGGGCCAGGCTGACCATCAACAATGAGTCTATTGTCTGGAACAACAATGCTCTGCAG AGCCCCCGCTCAGTATGCAGTGAAAGCTGCCAGCCAGGAACCAGGAAAGGCATCCGGCAGGGCGAGCCCGTCTGCTGCTTCGACTGCATCCCCTGCGCAGACGGCGAGATCAGCAACATGACAG ACTCGAGGGAATGCATCCAGTGCAGTGAGGATTACTGGTCCAACGCCAACCGCGATACCTGCGTGCCCAAGATCATTGAGTTCCTGGACTTCGGGGAGCCACTGGGGATcaccctgattgtgatcgcaGCTTTCGGGGCCTTGGCAACCATCACGGTGGCGGTGCTGTTCTTAATGCATGTGAACACGCCCCTGGGCAGGGCCAACGACCCGGTGCTGAGCGCGTCGCTGTTGTTCTCGCTGGTGATCACGTTCCTGAGCTCCGTTGTGTTCCTGGGGAAGCCCCAGCCCTGGTCCTGCATGACCAGCCAGGTGGCTCTGGCCTTGGGCTTTGCACTCTGCCTGTCCTCCCTCATGGCAAAGTCTGCAGTGCTCATGCTGCGCGCCCTTGCCGTCAAGGCCGCCAAGACCGCGAAGGCTAAAGCCGCAAAGGCCGCCGCAGCCGCTGCATCTGACACATCGACTTCGCTTGAggcaccagccacacccactgTGCCTGTGGTGCCTGCGGCACCAAAGAAGGATCCCGAGAAGGACGGCGATACGCTCCAGCCTGTCCACCAGAGGGCCATGGTGGTGATTTTCACCTTGATCCAAGCTGTGGCCTGCACAGTGTGGCTGGTGTTGATGCCCCCGCACCCGGTGAAGAATACAGCAGCCCAGAATATCAAGATCATCCTGGAGTGCGACGTGGGATCTATTGTCTTCATCTGCGCCATCTTCGCCTACGACATCGCTTTAGCATTACTGGCCTTCGCTTTTGCCTTTGTGGCCCGTAAGCTGGAGGACCACTTCAGCGAGGCCAAGTGCATCACCTTCGGCATGCTGGTCTTCTTCATCGTCTGGATCTCCTTCGTCCCCGCCTACCTCAGCACGCGCGGCAAGTTCATGGTGGCCGTGCAGATCTTCGCCATTATGGCCTCCAGCTTTGGGCTGCTGGCCTGCGTCTTCCTGCCCAAGTGTTACATCCTGCTGGTGAAGCCTGAGAGGAATACAGAGGAGGTGATGAGGACCAGGGCAAAACCGCAGAACACCTCCACGACGGGCACCTCCGCCTCCCTTGCCAGCGAGGCCAACAACACCACCATCTCTACTCTCTCCATAGATGACTGA